The Xanthomonas rydalmerensis genomic interval CGCGTGGCACTGCGCTGCAGGGCACGCTGACGGTGCCGGGGGACAAGTCGGTGTCGCACCGGGCGGTGATGTTCGCGGCGTTGGCCGATGGCACGTCGCGGATCGAGGGGTTCCTCGAGGGCGAGGACACGCGTTCGACCGCGGCGATCTTTGCGCGGCTCGGGGTGCGGATCGAGACGCCGTCGCCGTCGCAGCGCGTCGTACTTGGGGTGGGCGTGGATGGGCTGCAGGCGCCGCAGGGCGAGCTGGATTGCGGCAACGCCGGCACCGGCATGCGCCTGCTCGCCGGGCTGCTCGCGGCGCAGCCGTTCGATAGCGTGCTGGTCGGCGATGCATCGCTGTCCAAGCGGCCGATGCGCCGGGTCACCGAGCCGCTGGCGCTGATGGGCGCGCGCATCGACACCGAGGCCAACGGGGTGCCGCCGCTGCGCATCCATGGCGGCCAGCCGCTGCGCGGCATCGAGTTCGTCTCGCCGGTGGCCAGTGCCCAGGTCAAGTCGGCGGTGCTGCTGGCCGGGCTGTACGCCGAGGGCGTCACCTCGGTGCAGGAACCGCATCCCACCCGCGACTACACCGAGCGCATGCTGTCCGCGTTCGGCGTGGAGATCGACTTCGCGCCGGGCCAGGCGCGCCTGCGCGGCGGCCAGCGCCTGCGCGCCACCGACATCGCGGTGCCGGCGGACTTCTCCTCGGCGGCGTTCTTCATCGTCGCCGCCAGCGTCATCCCCGGCTCGGACATCATCCTGAAGGCGGTCGGACTCAATCCGCGCCGGACCGGTCTGCTGGCCGCGCTGCGGCTGATGGGAGCGGACATCGTCGAGCACAACCACAGCGAGCACGGCGGCGAGCCGGTCGCCGACCTGCGCGTGCGCTACGCGCCGCTGCGCGGTGCGACGATTCCCGAGACCGTCGTACCGGACATGATCGACGAATTCCCCGCGCTGTTCGTGGCCGCGGCCGCGGCGCAGGGACAGACCGTGGTCAGCGGTGCGGCGGAGCTGCGGGTCAAGGAATCGGACCGCCTGGCGGCGATGGCGACCGGGTTGCGCCGCCTGGGCATCGTCGTCGACGAAACCGCGGACGGCGCCACCATCCACGGCGGCACCCTGGGCGCCGGCATCATCGAAAGCCACGGCGACCATCGCATCGCCATGGCCTTCGCCATCGCCGGACAGTTGGCGCAGGGCGAGGTGCGGATCGAGGACGTGGCGAACGTGGCGACGTCGTTCCCCGGCTTCGACGCACTGGCGCGCGGCGCCGGATTCGGATTGCGCGCTGCCGGTTGAGGACTGACTGCGGCCTGCCGAGCGCAGGCCGCAGTGCACGCCTCGATCATCGATCGCCAGGTGCGCGATCCATCTGGCGGAGCGTCCGTGCCGAGCGCGTCACCGGCCTTGGCGGGCGTGATCGGGGCAAGGCGCTGGAGCCTCGCGTGCGCGATCCCGGCCACCCGCCGCGACGCAGGGCGCGGCGAGGTGGCGAAGACCGCGCCGATTACGCGACCTGGCGTGCGGAGTGCTGTGCCAGCAGCAGCGAATGGCCCGGATAGTCCGCTTCCGACCAGGCTTCCGCGCGTCCTCCCAGGTGGCGGCTCAGGAAGTCCTCGCACAGCGCGTTGAACGACATGCGGTTGGCCTCCCGCACGAAGCCATGGCCCTCGTCCGTGTAGAGCGCGTAGGTCACCGCGATGCCGCTCTGCCGCAGCGCGGCCACCATCTGCTCGGATTCGGCCTGCTTCACGCGCGGGTCGTTGGCGCCCTGGGCGATGAGCAGCGGCGTGCGGATCTGCGCGGCGCGGTGCAGCGGCGAGCGCGCACGCAACTGCGCACGGCCTGCGTCGGTGCCCGGGTCGCCCAGCGCACGGTGCTGGCGCACGCGGTCCGCTTCCCAGTAGGCGGGAATGGAGGCCAGCAGCGTCTCCAGGTTGGAGGGCCCCACCACGTCGATGCCGCAGGCATAGCGCGTCGGATCCCGCGTGAGCGCCGACAGCACGGCGTAGCCGCCATAGCTGGCGCCGAAGATGGCCAAGCGCTGCGGATCGGCGATCCCACGCTGCAGCGCCCAGGCCATGGCGTCGTCCAGGTCTTCGTCCATCTTGCGGCCCCATTCGCCGTCTGCCGCGTTGACGAAGCGCTTGCCGAATCCGGTCGAGCCGCGGAAGTTGACGCTCAGTACCGCGTAGCCGCGGTTGGCCAGCCACTGGTGCATGGGGTTGAAGCCGAAGGCGTCGCGCGACCACGGGCCGCCGTGCACCAACAGCACCAGCGGCAGCGGATTGGCGGCGCGCAGATCGCCCGCGTCGGCCTCCACGGGCACGGTGAGGTAGGACACCAGCGGCAGCCCGTCGCGCGCGGGGATGACCACCGGCTGCATCCGTGCCAGCGGCGCCCAGGTCAGCCGGGGCCGCAGGTCCATCAGGTGCTGCAACGTGCGCGCCTGGCGGTCGTACAGCCACGTCGACGAGGGGCGCGTGTCCGACGACAGGGCGACGATCCAGCGCTGGTCGTCCTCGGTGCGTGCGGTCATGCGCCATTCGCCGTTGCCGGCGGCATCGTCGAGGGTTTCGATGTCGCGCAATAGAGCTTCGTCCAGCATGTGCAGCTTGAAGCGCTCGTAGGTGACCCCGTAGGCCAGGGGGCGGTGGCTGGCGGCATCGGTGAGCATGCCGCCGATGTCCGCGCGCGGGTCCTCGGCCAGCACGCTGACGGTGCCGCTGTCCCAATCGATCGCGACCAGCGCGGCGGTGTCGCGCCCGCGGCTGTCGTAGGCATACAGGGTGTGGCCCTGCTCGTCGAAGTGCGAGGGCCCCGAGCTGCGCGCGTCTTCGGCGGAGAACACCTGCCAGGGCTGCCAGTGTCCGGCGGCATCGCGCCGGAGCCATTCGCTGCCGCCATCGCGGGTGTTGCGTACGGCCAGCTTGCGCTCGTAGCGCGCATCCAGCACGAAGCCGGCGAAGCCCGGGTTCTCTTCCAGGCACTGCAGCTCACCGCTGCGCAGATTCAGTAAATGCACGTCGAAGAAACGCGCGTCGCGCGCGTTCGACACGATCGCGATCTCGTCGCGCCGCTGTCGGCTGATGCTCTGCACGCCGGTGCGCACGCCCGGCGCGGCGGGCGTGAGGGCGCGCAGGGTGCCGTCGGCGAGATCGGCGCCGAACAGTTGGAAGTTCTCGTCGCCGTCGCGGTCCTGCGAGAACAGCAGCATGCCGGGGACGTAGGTCCAGTCGAAGGCCTGGATGCCCCGCCGCGCGTCGTGGGTGATCTGCCGCGCCTCTTGCGGGCTGGCGCTGGGCGCCGCCCAGATGTTCATCACGCCATCGCCGTCGGCCAGCCAGGCCAGCCACTGGCCGTCCGGGCTGATGCTCATGGCCGCCCGCGCCGGGTTGGCGAACAGGTGCTTGCGCGGGATGAGCGCGGCGGGCGCGGAGCCGTCGGCGGCATGCAGGATGTTCTGCAGCGCCAGCGCTGCCTGGCGCCATTGCTTGGCGTACTGGTTCCTCTGGTACCTGTAGAAGGCCCTCAGCCGCTTGGCTTTCTCGGGATGCTTCTGCTCCAGTAGAAGGAAGACATTGGTGTATTCGGTGTCCCCCGGCTCGCGGCTGGCCTTATCTTCCTCATGCAGGGCTCCCAGCACCTGCGTCATGTCGTCGTCGTCCGCCTTGCTCCAGGAGTAGGCGGCCATGCCCGCCGCGATCCGTGCGCTCATCCAGCCGCGCAGCGTGTCGGACACGGCACTGCGGGACTGCATCGGGTCCCAGGCGGCGGCTTCGATGCACGATCCCACGGCCGCGGCGACCGACCCGGGCTCCTGGACATTGGTCTGCTCGACCGCAGCGCGGCGGGCTTTGCGCCAGCGGGCGCCGTCGACGTCCTGGCCCTCCAGGCGTGCAGCATGCAGCGCGGCAACGCCTTCCAGCGCCTCGGCCAGGCCTGCGGCCGCTTCCAGGCCGTGCAGACCGTGGGTCTTGCCCTTCAACAGCTCCAGCAGGGTACGGCTGCCCACCGTATCCATCGGCATGCCGGGCGGAATGCCCTGCAGCAGGTGGATGCCCCATGCCACGCCGAGGGTCGAATTGCCGGCGACCATGGAGTCGATTGCCAGGGCGAGCCACTTCGGCAGGCCGAAGTCCGCCTCCCAGCGGTCGAGGTCGTCGCTCTGCAGCAGGCTGCCGACGACGCTGCCGACCTCGCCGTTCCAGTAAAGAGGCCGGTGCTCCCAGCGGCCCGCGTGTTCCAGGCCGTACAGCTGGTCGATCACTTGCTGACGCAGCTGCGGGTCGCCGTGGTATGCGTGCATGCTCATGTCAGGCCTCCAGGCATTCGTCGATGACCTGGGCGATCCGCGTCTTGGAGACCAGGCCCACCAGGCGGGCCTTTTCCTTGCCGTCCATGAACAGGATCATGGTGGGCAGGCCGCGCACCTGGAACTGCTGCGCAGTGTCCTTGTTCTCGTCCGCGTTGATCTTGCAGATGCGGGCTTCGCCCGCGTATTCCTCGGCGATGTCGTCCACGATGGGCAGCAACTGCTTGCAGGGAGCGCACCATTCGGCCCAGAAGTCCACCAGGACCGGGCCGGAGGATTGGAGGACCTGTTCTGCGAAGGTCGCGTCGGTGAGTGAGATGAGCTTGGAGGGCATGGTTCGGCCTCTGTCAGTGGTCGGAAAGGGGGGGGAGTAGGGGGATTCAGGCGGGTACCGGAGGGGGACTGAAGCCGTGGCCGTCGCCATCGTGCGTGTGGCCGTCCTCGCCTCCGCCTTGGCTGCGTTGCGGCGTCATGTCCAGCACGTGGTCGTGATAGGCGGCCAGCGATTCGCGGTGCGCCACGCTGATCAGGGTGCTGTCCGGCAGCGCGTGCACCAGCGCCTGGTAGAGCGCGCGCTCGGTGTCGGGGTCCAGCGCGCTGGTCGCCTCGTCCAGGAACAGGTAGTCGGGCCGGTGCAGCAGCGCACGGCAGATCGCCAGCCGTTGCTGTTCGCCGCCGGAGAGCGTCTGCTGCCAGCGGTCGCTGTCGTGCAGCCGTCCGGCCAGCGTCGACAAGCGGACCTCATGCAACACGTCCTGCACGCGCCCGTCGTCGAAGTCCTCGGGTTGCCCGGGATAGCACAGCGCCGCCTTGAGCGTGCCCTGCGGGATGTAGCTGCGCTGGGGCAGGAACATCAGCCGGCCATCCCGGGGCTTGTCGATCTCGCCCTCGCCGTAGGGCCAGATGCCGGCCACGGCGCGCAGCAGCGTGCTCTTGCCGGCACCGGAGGCGCCGCGCAGCAGCCAGCGTTCGCCACGGCGCATCCGCAGCGCGGGAATGGTGGTTAGCGGCGCGCCATCGGGCCTGTGCAGGGCCAGGCCGTGCGTGGCGATGGCGGACTCGGGCGTCTGCGAGACGTGGATGCCCGCAGGCTGTGCGTGGACATCCTGCAAGGCGCCCAGCAGGTCGCGCAGTCGGTTGCCGAGTGCCCACCACTCGGTGAAGGTGACGTAGGCCTGGCTGAAGAAGGCCAGGCTGCTGCTGACGGCGCTGAAAGCGCCGCCCACGCGCGTCACGTCGCCCATCGTGATGGCGCCGGAGAGGTAGCGCGGCATCGCCGCCGCCGTCGGCAGGAGATGGGAGGAGAAGGTGTTGCTGTAGGTTTCGCGCGCCAGCATCAGTTTGGCGTTGCGCGCGATGATGTCCCGCCAGTTGGCGCGCACCTGTTCGAATGCGTCGTCCAGGCGCTTGTGCTCCTGCGCGCCGCCATCGTAGAAGGCGATCTGCTCGGCGTTCTCGCGCAACTGCATGCCGCGGTAGCGGAAGTTGGCCTCGACGGTCTGGCGGAGATTGAACAGATGGATCAGCGGCCGCCCGGTGAGGTGCGACACCAGCAGCATGCCGGCCGAGTATGCATACACCAGATAGACCATGTACCCCGGAATCGCAAAATCGATGCCCCACAGCGTGAAGTGCAGCGTGCCGGACAGGTTCCACAGGACGACGGTGAAGGAGATGGCCGACACCAGCACATGGATCGGATCCAGGAACAGCTGCAGCGTCAGTTCGATGAAGCGCGCCACGTCCTGCGAGATGCGCTGGTCCGCGTTGTCCAGGCGCCCGTCGCGCTCGATGGCGTAGTACGCGCGCCGGCGGGTCCACGCGCGCAGCAGCCAGCGGGTCATGGCGGTACGCCATTCGTATTGCTGCAGTTGCGTGATCGCGAACAGGAGCACCATCGCCAGCAGCATGGTGAGCATGCCGGCGATCCAGGACAGTCCCAGGCTGTGCCAGATGTCGTCCCATTGCCGCTTCACCAGCGCATCCACCACCTGGCCCTGGAGCTGGTTGCTCCAGACCGCCAGATAGATGCTGGTGAACATCAGCGTCAGCCTGATCGCCAGCAGGATCCAGCCGCGCCAGCTTTCCCGCGACGTCCAATAGGGCAGGATCAGCTCGCGCAAAGGGGGGCGGTGGTAGGGGGCGTTCATGGGCGTCGGAAACCTGGGATGGGCGCAAGCGCAAGCCTTGGGTTGCATGGCGCGCGGATGCCCCGCGCGCCATGCGGCCGGATCCTCAGAGCTTGCGCTCGTAGGTCAGCGTGTAGGTACGCTTGTCGTAGATGGGCACGTATATGTTGGTCGTGGAGTAGCCGTAGAGCGTGCGGTTGGCCAGGTTCTTCGCACCAAACCGCAGCGACCACTTTGGCCGGGTATAGGCGATGCCGGCATCGATGCGGGCGCCGCCCGGCGAGCGCGGGTCGGTTTCCCTGACTCCCAGAATGGACTCGCTCCAGCCGCTGATACCGAAGGCCAGGCTCAGGTCGCGCAGCCGTTCGGACTGGAAGTCGTAGGTGCTCCAGAGGCTCGCCTGGTTGCGCGGCTGCCCGCCCGGGCGCAGGGTCGGGTCGAACAGGCTTTCCACCTTCACGTAGGAGTAGTTGAAGATGAGGTTGAGCCCGGGCATGAGTGTTCCCGACGCTTCCAGTTCCGCGCCGCGGGAGCGTTGGCCGTCGATCAGGTCGTTGCAGTTGCGCGGGCGGTTGCGCTGCAGCAGGTTGAGCTGATCGATCTGGAAGACGGAGGCCGTCCAGGAAAAGGTGTTGTCCGCGTTGCTGCTCTTGACGCCCAGTTCCTTGCTTTTCGACTGGGTGGGCGGGGTCGACGTCGAATCGGTGCCGCAGACCACCAGATCCGAAAACAGCGGCGAAAAGCCTTCGGCATAGCTGGCGTAGAGGGAGGTGTTCGAACTCAGGTTGTAGATCAGGCCGGCATTGACGGTGTTCTTGCTGAGCGACTGCTTGTTCGACACCAACACCGCACCAGGCGCGGGCGGCACCGGATACACGATGATCGTTCCCTGGCCGATGTCGATGCTCGAATGACGCAGGCCTGCCACCAGGGTCCACTTGTCCCATCTCACGGTGTCCTGCAGGTACAGGCCGCGCTGGCTTTGCGCTTGGGCGGCGCCGAAGGCGCGGTTGCCATCGTTGCTTTGGAGCACGGGGAACAGGGGCTGCGTGGGCGCGTCGAACCGATTGGTCACGCGAGGGCCAGAGTACTGGGTGTAATCATTGTCGAAGTGACTGTGGTTGACGCCCGCCACCAGGCGCTGCTCCAGCGGACCGGTGTTGAACGTGTAGCTCAGGTAATGGTCGCCGCTGGTGGTGGTCTGGTTCGTGCGGTTGACGGTACCGCTGTAGCTCAGCAACAGGGGGACCGTGCTGACCGGAAACTGCGCCGTCCACAACGACAGATCCAGGTCGGTGCTGGTGCGCTGCATGCGGCTGGTGAACTGCAGCGCGTCGGTGAAGGAATGCTGCAGGGTGTAGAACGCCGAGCGCGTATCGGTATCGACGCCATCGTCGCGGTTGCCGGGCCGTGTAGGGGGCGGAGGTTCGATGGAGCCGCGGAGCGCCACGGTGTACCGGTCCGGCGGCACGTGGGACCGGTCGGCCGAGACGCCGGCGATGAAATCGGTGTCCGCGTTCTTCCAGCGGATTTCGCCCAATCCGTAGTCCTGCGTCCGTCCGTCATAGCCCCCGGCGCTGCCGCTGGCGCGCGTCGACGAAGCGATCACGCGGTAGCTGAGCTCCTTGCTGTCGTTGAGGGCGCCGGCCAGGTCGACGGTGCCGGTGCGTTCGGCGTGGCTGCCGTAGCTGAGCGTCACGTCGCGGATGGGGTCGGTCGTCGGCTTCTTGGTGACGATGTTCAGGGTGCCCCCCAGGGCGTTGGCGCCGGCGAGCAGTGCCTGCGGTCCTTTCAGCACCTCGACGCGTTCCACGCCGGCGATGTTGGTCTTGACGGAGTTGGGATCGCTCAAGCCATTGGACAGTGTGCTGCTGGCCGTGCCGAAGCCGCGGATGTTGAACGCGCTGGCGCCCTGCGCGCCGGGGCGCACGATCACGCCGGCCACGTTCCGCAGCGCGTCCTCCACTGTGGCCGTCTGCTGGGTCTCGAACACCTTGGCCGTCAGCACCGTGACCGACTGCGGCACGTCGCGCAGGTCGGCGTCGCCGCGTGTCGCGGTGGAGGAACGTGAGGCGCGGAAGCCGGTTTCGGCTTCGTCGCGCTTGGCGGTGACCACGACCGAATCCAGTTGCTGCACGAACACGCGGATCGAGCCGTCGGGGGCCGATGCCATGGTCAGGCCAGTGCCAGAGACCGCGGCCTGCACCGCCCCCTGCGCGGTCGTCTGGGAGGAGATGGCAGGGGCACGGATGTCCTGCACGTCCGACGCCTGGAATTGGATGCGCGTTCCGCCGATCCGCTCGATCGCCTGCAGGGTGGCCGACAGCGGGCCGGCCGGGATGGAAAAGTTCAGGATTTCCGGAGCGGCCTGCTTGGTTGGCGCCGCCGGGCTGTCCTGCGGCTGGGCATGCGCGGCGCCCGACAGCGCGAGCGTGAGGGCGGCGTAGAGCGCGGTCGAACGGAACAATGCCGGGCGGAGCGTCAGAGACTGGATGGGAAACACGGCGGAATCCTCTGCGGTGGCGTGGTATGCGGAATCACGATCGACGGACGCGATTCATGGTCCATGGGTGCAATTCAGCTGTTCCATACACTTTTCATGCGATCTACCTCGGGCGATCCCCTGCCGTGCGTGGCCTGCTGGAAAGCGCTTCAGCCCGAGCATGCTACGTTAAAAGTGTTTGGTACAGTTGAAATTCACGTCGTGTCACACGCGTGTAGGGTATGGGATGTAGCAGTCCGGCCGCCTGCGCCGCATTGCACCGCGCTGGGGCGCGTTAAGGGCTTGGAGGCGTGAGGGACGGCAGGTCTGCGCCCCGGGGTGGTGCGGCCTGCGCACCGCTGCGGCGCAACATGACGCCGCGCAACTGTCTGCATCAATTCGTCGTATGCGCCGGCCAGTGCTGCCGACGGACTATCATCCTGGGCTCTTCGCTTCCCCATTGCTCCCGCCCATGCCAGCCTCTCCTCCCCCGAAGACCGGCGCCAAACGCACGCGGAAGGCGGCCCCGCCCGCTACCCGCGCCAGTGGTCCGCTCATCGACCGGATCTTCGACGACGTCAGGAGCCGGATCGAGCAGCAGTCGCTGGAGATCGGCGAGCGCCTGCCGTCGGTCCGGGCGATGGCCGCCAGCATGGCCATCAGCAACGAGACCGTGCTGCGTGCCTACGACAAGCTCACGGCGGCGGGTTATCTGGAAGCGCGCCGCGGATCGGGTTTCTACGTATCGCCCCGCGCCCGTCAGGCAGGTGCGCTGGCGCAGCCGGATCAATGGAGCGGGCCATCGACGGGGGTCAACTGGGGCCACCTGCTGCATGCGGAAGGACCGCATGACGGCTCGGCGCTCGGTACGCTGCCCGCCGAATGGGGTGGGAGCGACCTGCTATCCGAGGCCCTGCGGGCCGTGGCGGCGCGGCCGCGCAAGAGTCTGTTCGATTATTCCGACGTCCGGGGTTGGCTGCCCTTGCGGGAGGCGCTGGGTGCCAGGTTACGCATGGCCGGGATCGCTGCCGCCGCCGATCAGATCGTGACCACGGCCGGCGCCGCCGATGCCCTGGACCTGATCGTCTCGATGTACCTCCACCCGACCCAGTACGTGTTGGTGGAGGAGCCGGGGCCGTTCATCCATACGCAGCGGCTCCTGGCCAGCGGCCTCTGGCTCCTGCACGTGCCCCGCCTGGACGACGGCCCCGATCTGGAGCAGTTCGTGCAACTGTGCGAGAAGTATCGGCCCAAGGCGTTCTTCTGCAGTTCGGTGCTCCAGAATCCGACCTGCACCAGCATGTCGCCGCGCAAGGCCCATCAGTTGCTCAAGCTCGCCGAGCAGCACGATGTGTGGATCGTGGACGACGACTCCCATGGCGACCTGCTCCCGCGCGGCCAGCAGGGATCGGTCACGCGCCTGGCGGCCCTCGACCACTTCGAGCGCGTCATCCACATCGGCAGCTTCTCGAAGACCCTGGCGCCGGGCCTGCGGTCGGGGTTCCTGGCGGCCAGCGGCCAGCGCCTGGAGCACATGCTGTTGAAGCGATCGGTCTGCTCCATCCATTCCTCGCTGCTCACCGACCAGATCGTGCACCACGTACTCACCGAGGGCGGCTACGAGCCGCACTGCGAGAAGCTGCGCAGGAAGCTGGCCGCCAGCGGCAAGGCGCTGCTGGCCAAGGTCCGGGCCCGCGGTTGGCAGGCCAGGGACACCGGGGCGGGCATGTACCTGTGGACGTCGTTCGGCGAAGACGTCGATGCCCGGGCGGTCGCGGACGTGCTGCGCGCGGACGGCATGATGCTTGCCACCGAAAACGTGTTCAAGAGCGATGGCGCCTACCGGCACGTGCGCCTCAACGTCGCGCGTACCGACGACGCGATGCTCGATCGGATCGCCGCCGCCGTCGCCAGGGTCGTCGGATAGCCGCGGCCGGACGCGGTGTTCTGATGGCAGGCGTGCGGACGCCTGGCGGTCTGTCTTGCCCGATCGGGCAGGTCCTGCCAACCGGTGGCGATGGACCCACGGCAATGCGCCGCTGGATACGAACGCGCGGCGGCATCACCCATCAAACTGGACGCGGGCACTCGCGGGAGCCACCGTGACCATCGCATCGCATGCCTCGGCCATCGCCAGACATCCATCCGGTGCGAGACAGGGTGCGGATCGAGGATGTGGCGAGCGTGGCGACGTCGTTTCCGGGCTTTGACGCACTGGGGCGCGGCGCTGGACTCGGGGGTGCGCGCGCAAGCGGCTGTGTTACAGCGGCCGCGTGCAGGCTTGGCGAGTGTTTTCCACTTGGATGCTTGAGACCGGATTTTGAATCCGGTGTCGGAAGACTTCAGTGCACCGGCGGCTGCGACCGCGGCGGATCGTTGGCCGGCGTCATGGGCGTGGCGCGGGGGCTTCTGCCATCGTCGTCGCGATCCACCGCCAGCCACCAACCGGCCACCGCCAGGGCCAGTGCGATCACGATCATCCAGGCCCAGGGCGACCCATGATCGGCCCGCGCATGCGGTTCCCGGCGTGCAGACGACGGGCGGGCGGGGCGCTTCCAGGCGTCCAGCGGCTGTGTCGGCTTGTACGGGGTGGGCATGGCGGCAACTCCGGTGCCGTAGGTCGGGTCCAGTGTCGCCCAGGACCCGCCTCAGGGGTGTCACCCCCATGTGAACGCCGCCCGCGCGTCCGGGCGGCGATTCAGTTACGGCCCCGGCTTGAAGTCGAACGGGATCTCGATGCTGGCGGGTACCGCACGGCCGTTCTGCTGCGCCGGGCGGAACTTCCAGCGGCGCACGGTTTCCATCGCCGCGCGGTCCAGGTCGCGCGAGCCGCTGCGGCGGAGCAGGGCCACGCCGGCGGGCGCGCCGCTGGCATCCACATCGACCCGCACCACCACGGTGCCGGCATCGCCACGGCGCAGCGCGGCTGGGGGGTAGCGCGGTGGCGGGGTCTGTCCCTCCAATGGCACCGGGCGGTCGCCTGGCGCCAGCGCGACCGCGGCTCCGTTGCTGCCGGCAGCCGCGTCGGCGCCCGCGGCCGGAACCGGCGCGGCGGTGGTCGGCGGCGGGGTCGGGGCGGTCTCCACCAGCTTGGGCGTCTCATCGGCCGGCACCGGCTTGGCCTGCGGCATGCTGCTGGCGGCGCTGCCGGCCGGCAGCGGCTCGGGCAGCGGCTTCACCTGCTCGGTCTCCTGCTGCACCTGCGCCGGCTGCGGCTTGTAGAAATCGTTGTCCTTGCGTCCGACCAGCCATACCACCAGGAACAGCAACAGGCCGACGGCGAAGGCGATGCCGACGATCGCGAGCAGGCGCCGCGGCAGATGCAGCACGATGCCGGACTTGGAAGACGAGGGCGACGTGGACATGGGACTCACCGTAGGGAACCGCTCGATTCTGGCATAGCCGCGGTGAAT includes:
- a CDS encoding energy transducer TonB — translated: MSTSPSSSKSGIVLHLPRRLLAIVGIAFAVGLLLFLVVWLVGRKDNDFYKPQPAQVQQETEQVKPLPEPLPAGSAASSMPQAKPVPADETPKLVETAPTPPPTTAAPVPAAGADAAAGSNGAAVALAPGDRPVPLEGQTPPPRYPPAALRRGDAGTVVVRVDVDASGAPAGVALLRRSGSRDLDRAAMETVRRWKFRPAQQNGRAVPASIEIPFDFKPGP